CTTTCACTGGTTTCTCATTAGGCGGTACCACACAAGCATCACCTGGCTCCACGTTGGGTGTTACAAACCAACCATCTACTGGCTTCTCATTGGGAACAACTTCAGCATCTGCTGGATTCTCTTTAGGTACAACTCAATCATCTAATGCTTTCTCATTGGGAAGATATAAAACATCAAATGCTTTCTCTTCGGGTGCATCTCCAACTGCAACTACTGGTTACTCATTAGCTAGTACCACCCAAGCATCCACTGGTTTTTCATTAGGTGGTACCACACAAGTATCTACTGGTTTTTCATTAGGTAAAACCACACAAGCATCAAGTGGCTTTACGTCAGGAACAACTTCAGCATCTACTGGATTCTCATTAGCTAGTACCACCCAAGCATCTACTGGTTATTCATTAGGTAGCCCCACACAAGCATCTACTGGTTTATTGTTAGGTGGTACCACACAAGCATCCACTGGTTTTTCATTAGATAAAACCACACAAGCATCACCTGGCTTTTCGTTTGGTGTTACAAACCAACCCTCTACTGCCTTTTCACTGGGAAAAACTTCAGCATCTACTGGATTCTTATTAGGTACAACTCGAGTATCTAATGCTGTCTCATTGGGCAGAAATCAAACATCAACTGTTTTCTCTTTGGGTGCAACTCCAACTTTTTCTACTGGTTACTCATTAGCTAGTACCACCCAAGCATCCACTGGTTTTTCATTAGGTGGTACCACACAAGTATCTACTGGCTTTTCATTAGGTAGAACCACACAAGCATCAAGTGGCTTTACGTCAGGAACAACTTCAGCATCTACTGGATTCTCATTAGGTACAACTCAAGCACCTAATACTATCTCATTGGGCAGATATCAAACATCAACTGCTTTCTCTTTGGGTGCAACTCCAACTGTTTCTACTGGTTTCTCATTAGCTAGTACCACCCAAGCATCCACTAGTTTTTCATTAGGTAAAACCACACAAGCATCATCTGGCTTCTCGTTGGGTGTTACAAACCAACCCTCTACTGGTTTTTCATTGGGAACAACTAAAGTATCAACAGGTTTCTCTTTGGGTACAACTCAAGCATCTACTGTTTCTACTTTCTCTTCGGGTACAACTCCAGCAATGTCTACCAGTTTATCATTAGCTGGTACCACTCAAGCATCTACTGGTTTGTCAATGGGCGCCAAACAAGCATCTACTGGGTTCTCATTAGCCACAACTAAAGTATCAACAGGTTTCTCTTTGGGTAAGTCGTCAGCAGTTCCTACTGGTTTCTTATCAGGCACAACAAGCACTCCTGGATTTTCATTGAGCTCTTCCGGAAAAACTACAGCCCAAGCTACTACAATACAAACTATTCCAGCAATTACTACAAAAGCTCCACCTGTTACATCtcagtaagtataaaaataaatatatttcaattataataa
This genomic window from Metopolophium dirhodum isolate CAU chromosome 1, ASM1992520v1, whole genome shotgun sequence contains:
- the LOC132941384 gene encoding nuclear pore glycoprotein p62-like, producing the protein MFNKSSFNFGTPKTTNQTSVLTMTTPANTLWSSTQASAGFSLGSNTQPTFTGFSLGGTTQASTGFSLDKTTQASPGFSFGVTNQPSTAFSLGKTSASTGFLLGTTRVSNAVSLGRNQTSTVFSLGATPTFSTGYSLASTTQASTGFSLGGTTQVSTGFSLGTTSASTGFSLGTTQAPNTISLGRYQTSTAFSLGATPTVSTGFSLASTTQASTSFSLAGTTQASTGLSMGAKQASTGFSLATTKVSTGFSLGKSSAVPTGFLSGTTSTPGFSLSSSGKTTAQATTIQTIPAITTKAPPVTSQLDSQSSAVQQTNFQQLIDLINNWTVSLENQEKQFIKQANEITVWDNILTNQSAKLVKMYDILEQKEKEQVDIENELDFLLSQQKELEDCLIPIEQELQSCEVLSSLNNEREPIYKAAQEIDSQVKLLSGDIKEIVNSLNRANSKKDSDDDLNSICRILNCHMTALQYIEHNAENLSSMVSEMNEEHSRFFTAVNDNSLSSFRK